AAGAGAGCTATCCATTTGGGAAATACATCATGTAGCAAAACTAGGACCGAGGCAAATAGTGTTCAACCAAGTCGCATCAGCAAGGCCTTTTTGGAATTTACTTGTGTTGGTTGTAAGGTGAACTTAAGGTCCATGCAAGATCAACTTGGAGTGGTTACATTCTGTAAGATTGTCAATAATCCCATAATGGACCATAAGTATTATAtgtgttgagagagagagaggtagatggttgcatttatttttttttaataattgagAGCGTTTAGTAGCTGATCCGTTGATGAGTGGGGGGAGGGGGATGGTGGGGGAATTAATTTTGTGGGCTTTTCTAAAGtcttcttttcttaaggtttttcCAGCCACACTTATTATTATAAAAGCTATGGTAAGGCGTCTTCACCTAAAGAGGGTGCACCGTGCCCTCTTAGaatctctatataaagagatcaAAATGGCTCAGCACCAGAGCACCTCCAAAGGTCTTATGGAGATGGGGTTGCTTCTCTTTCTtgctctctcttttctccttgCAACAGCATCTTCTCTCATAGACGCTCCCCTCAGCTCATGCTCTTCCAAATTCAAGAGTAATCTTCTCCACCTTTGCCTTCTGATATATTGATGTTTCTGAACTAATCATGTCTCTTTTTATAAGATACTGAAACCAGAGTTGAATTTTTCTCTGATATCTCTTTCATCCTGtgtctcttgtatttttttttttctctttaagcTCTATATGCTTTGCTCACTTATTTATAAAAGTATGAGATTTTAGCTAGTTTAGCTGAGATTGTTGTGACCCAACCGaggcccctcctctctctctctctttctctgatgaaatataagagtTCTGATCTGCCTTTGATAATATAATAAAAACAGAGCCTTTTGtagtttgaattaaattaaaaaaaaaacatgctAGTGTTTTATAAAGCCTAAATAAAGGGTGATTTtgctggaaagaaaaaaaaagaagctaaaaAACAATGGGTAACCTCAGCAGCAACTTAAACATCATCATCTCGCCGACTATATCTGATTTCTTGGATTGGCTAAATCTTGATGAAGcaacgaaaatattttatcaGAATTTCGTTGCTAGAAAGAATTTTAGGTAGTATTTTGGAACATTAAAAAATATTCACAacgtaagaaaaaaattatatcctgTTTCTTTATTGGAAAATTGGTTGCTTTCTTTTTGAGAAAATAGAAATCTTTAGAAAATCTCTGGATTTTTTATTGTCTAAATGCGAAGTCAGCATAGTAATCTGGTGCTTAGTCAGGAAGCCATCAAAGACTTGACATAAAGTAAGCTTATCATGCTAAAAGAGATCATTCCCTCTGGAGACTTTGAGCTATTTATTTCTATGGTATGAATCATCGGGCTATTAATAGGGCAGGTCTGGAGGCAGCACTTTCAGATCTTTTACCGCGCCTAAGTTGAAAGACCTAGCCAGAACAAAGTTAAATTGGTCGGAGTCCCTGAATCTAGCCACTTGGAAGTCACAAACTAAAAACCCAGCCATGTAAGGTAAAATTCTTTACGACATAATGATGTGACAGCATGCAACGTGACAAATCTTCCTAACAAAAACATATTACCCTGTGGGTAAAGCGGCCCGCCCTCTGTAAGCAATTTTTTTACATTGAGATCGTGAAGGCTAATGATTGAGATTTGCCAACTTATACGTTGTGATAGTGGTGCTCTCGCCGCTAAAGCTCATCATCAAATAAAACATAGACGCATGTACATAAATACTTAGATAATGTATATAGTGAACCAGAGGGTGGTTGATTGGATTTTAGGGTAGATACCATCAGTTCTGGTAAGATAACTGTTGGATGTGTCCTACAATTTTTAAGTTATTTACatatcaaaaatcatatgatttaggGACTACTAGTTTATATATAGGATGGTTAAaatgatatatattatttttgttatttaaacTGTGGATTCTTTGTCAATAGATATACAGAACATGACCTGATCTTTTTTGGTATGTAAACATTTTAGAGGATATTCAACAGCTTAGATTATTGAAATTGGCCCTTTGTCACTTGATCAAAATTGATTGAAGCCAGTTGAAATCTAGTCAATCAGATTCTAGTTCACATCTTTCTTTGTCTCTATATGTTTCTTAGAGAAATTAAGAGAGGTCCCCTACAAAAAGTTATGGATAGGAGCAACATAGAAAGTAACCTCCGCAAAAAGTTGCAAACGGGGATTCAATAACATTATTGGTGTAAAAGCATGCTACTTCATTGTAGACACCTAAATGGAATCCACTTTTCTtaattgaaacaatttatgaGAGAATAACTGAATCACAAGATACCATTGCAGTGCCGAGAAATTTTATGTGGATATGAGTGGGGTGTTAAGaaatttccccttttttttttttaaattccttTTCGAAGTTAAACATTCCGTGATAAACATACTCATGAAGCATGCATTGTTCTGTCATTATATTCAGAATTCATATCATGAACATAGAGTTGGACCCAACTACCTATTAAACTGATGGGTGTGTTTACTTCCAAGCCAACTTGGTAGCCTCACGCTATAATGTAACCCACCTAATTCACCAACTAATTACTTGATGTCCTTGCATCACAGCGGACCACCACCACAACCACCATCTCAACGGCTCCGGCCTCCACCTCGTCCTCCACCACCCGCGGAGCCCCTGCGCCCCCGCCACCCTCCACCACCTCCCCTTCTCCACCGTCCTCTCCCACGACGACTCCCGCGCGCAATTCCTCGCCGCCCGGCTGACCAAAACCTCCCACCGGCCGAGATCCCCCCTCCTCAACCCAAACGCCGCCAGCGTCCCCCTCAGCTCCGGCATGCCGATCGGCGCCGGCAACTACATCACCCGCGTCGGCCTCGGCACCCCCTCCACCTCCTACGTCATGCTCGTCGACACCGGTTCCTCCCTCACCTGGGTCCAGTGCTCCCCCTGCCGCGTCTCCTGCCACGACCAGGTCGGCTCCCCCTTCGACCCCTCCGCCTCCGCCACCTACCGCTCCGTCTCCTGCTCCGCCCCCGAGTGCGACGGCCTCGAGTCCGCCACCCTCAACCCCTCCGCTTGCACCACCTCCAACGTCTGCATCTACCAGGCCAGCTACGGCGACAGTTCCTTCTCCGTCGGCTACCTCGGCAGGGACTCCCTCTCCCTCGGCACCGGCGGAGTCTTCCCCAGCTTCGTCTACGGCTGCGGCCAGGACAACGAGGGCCTCTTCGGTAGGTCGGCCGGCCTCATCGGCCTCGCACGTAACAAGCTATCCCTGCTATCCCAGCTCGCACCAAAGTTCGGCAACGTCTTCTCCTACTGCTTGCCCACCACCGCGTCCACCGGATATCTCTCCATCGGGTCATACCCGCCGGCGCCGTATGTATACACCCCCATGGTCTCCAGCTCGTCGGACGACTCTTTGTACTACGTCAGGCTCACCGGCATCACGGTCGGAGGGAAGGGGATCGCGGCGGCGCCGTCGGCGTACACCACTGTGCCGACGATCATCGACTCGGGGACCGTGATCAGTCGGCTGCCGTCCGATGTCTACTCGGCGTTGAGCAAGGCGGTGGTGGCGGCGCTCGGGGGGCGTGCGCGGGCGCCGGCGTACTCGATACTGGACACGTGCTACAAGGGCAGTGCAACGGGGCTGGTGGCGCCGGAGGTGGACATGGCGTTCCAAGGCGGCGCGACGTTGAAGCTGCCGACGAGGAACGTGATGATCGACGTGGATAGCAGTACGACGTGCCTGGCGTTCGCGCCGACCCAGAGGGTGGCGATCATCGGGAACAGGCAGCAGCAGACCTTTCGGGTGGCGTACGATTTGGCGAGGTCTAGGATTGGGTTCGCCGCCGGTGGGTGCGGGTGAGGGAGTCGTGGCTGTGATGGTGGTGTTGGTGCTGGTGGCGGTGGCGGTGGTGGGGATAGTCTGGTAAGAAAGACGGTTGTGCATAGGCTATTCTTACTGTGAGGAATAGGGGAACTTAATAAAGCACCAAAACGGGGATATGGTATCATCGGGATATGGTATTCCAAATGGAAGGTGACCATGTCCATGACTGAGGGACTATGTATCGCAGGCCAGTGAGCTGGCCAATATCTTAGCCATTAGGTATTCGAAATCAGACTGCTGCAACGTGTACAAATGGGGTTACCATTTGTGTTTTGTGTGTGGGAATAATGGTTTTTGTCACGTACAAAATGACGCGTAGCTAACGTGTATGATTTTATTGTTTATTTATTCTTGCTTAATTTTATGGTTGGAGGATGTGGCCGTTTCTCGCTCTTGTATGGATAGTGGATACTCTGCGACCGTTGGTTGAAGAAAACtcctattttaaaattttaggatcaTCTGCTAAGAATTCTGCCACTCAAATTCTAGGATTAATAATTCCTTcaaagaattaaaattttaattttataaatattaaaattatgagaTTATTGGCATCTCAAAAAACCCTTCATATATATCAACTCATCTTGTCTTACTAGCAAATTACTTGCGCTATACAATAAGCCGA
The DNA window shown above is from Elaeis guineensis isolate ETL-2024a chromosome 8, EG11, whole genome shotgun sequence and carries:
- the LOC105050031 gene encoding aspartyl protease family protein At5g10770, translating into MAQHQSTSKGLMEMGLLLFLALSFLLATASSLIDAPLSSCSSKFKTDHHHNHHLNGSGLHLVLHHPRSPCAPATLHHLPFSTVLSHDDSRAQFLAARLTKTSHRPRSPLLNPNAASVPLSSGMPIGAGNYITRVGLGTPSTSYVMLVDTGSSLTWVQCSPCRVSCHDQVGSPFDPSASATYRSVSCSAPECDGLESATLNPSACTTSNVCIYQASYGDSSFSVGYLGRDSLSLGTGGVFPSFVYGCGQDNEGLFGRSAGLIGLARNKLSLLSQLAPKFGNVFSYCLPTTASTGYLSIGSYPPAPYVYTPMVSSSSDDSLYYVRLTGITVGGKGIAAAPSAYTTVPTIIDSGTVISRLPSDVYSALSKAVVAALGGRARAPAYSILDTCYKGSATGLVAPEVDMAFQGGATLKLPTRNVMIDVDSSTTCLAFAPTQRVAIIGNRQQQTFRVAYDLARSRIGFAAGGCG